The following are encoded together in the Penicillium digitatum chromosome 3, complete sequence genome:
- a CDS encoding Sucrose/H+ symporter, plant has translation MAKQEGDMSIVMEPLNIQSSHAAGNVHQEENLEKLPSLPSLQPGVHRADVLRKSWTKTGLIIVFIGLFLCTLAINFADYSTQVYAPYTTSAFKQHSAMSAARVVMNIARISAYPIIAKLGDVFGRAEMFILSILMSVLGYAIWAACTNITQYIVAGIFDAIGSTGFALTQQIFVADMTSLVDRGIWSTLPDSLTTIPTLYLGTIVAQRVLDHSTWRWGWGMWAIILPVASLPLIGTMLFYQRRTPYPVSVSEALGWRTSDAWWKKAYRLFWIELDLPGAILLVAGLSLLLVPLSLTGSNNSGAWTNGSFIAMLVLGVVFLIAFLGWDTWFSKKPFVPYRMVKNRTVAAACLLGALDFFHYSVFSVFFTSYLQVAGNFSPGPATRIDNSLRVAFQVAGIFAAFFMKYTKRSQIWVLIGVPLCVLGMGVLLYLVDLRDGRSGNEASFVAAKSLIGIGRGFYQTAAQVSVQAVVSRQDVSVVTAVFFASMSVGGAIGTSVAGAIWRNTLPKKLQKYLPSELKGQAKSIFGSIVVARNYAMGTEARDAINRSYRESQRLLAIAGLASLSLMLIVMLFLKNVKLSEEGMTEAEIEQDQAHGAAEKRAD, from the exons ATGGCCAAGCAAGAAGGGGACATGTCTATTGTGATGGAGCCATTAAACATTCAAAGCAGCCACGCTGCTGGGAATGTTCACCAGGAGGAAAACCTCGAAAAGCTACCCAGTCTTCCCAGCCTTCAACCTGGAGTCCATAGGGCTGATGTGCTTCGAAAAAGCTGGACCAAGACAGGCTTAATTATTGTCTTCATCGG ACTGTTTTTGTGTACATTAGCTATCAATTTCGCCGATTATTCAACTCAGGTGTATGCCCCATACACAACGAGTGCCTTCAAGCAGCACTCTGCCATGAGCGCAGCGCGGGTGGTCATGAACATTGCGCGTATCTCTGCCTATCCCATTATTGCAAAGTTGGGAGAT GTCTTCGGTAGGGCTGAGATGTTCATCTTGTCTATTCTTATGTCTGTTTTGGGTTACGCCATTTGGGCAGCCTGCACGAACATAACGCAATACATT GTTGCTGGTATCTTCGACGCTATTGGATCGACTGGATTTGCCCTCACACAACAGATATTTGTGGCGGACATGACCTCGTTAGTCGATCGTGGTATCTGGTCAACGCTGCCTGATTCTCTCACCACAATTCCGACTCTTTACCTTGGTACTATCGTCGCTCAGCGCGTCCTGGACCATTCAACGTGGCGGTGGGGATGGGGCATGTGGGCGATTATTTTGCCCGTTGCATCGCTGCCATTGATCGGTACCATGCTGTTTTATCAACGTCGAACGCCATATCCAGTATCTGTGTCTGAGGCATTAGGCTGGAGAACTAGTGATGCCTGGTGGAAGAAGGCATACCGGTTGTTTTGGATTGAACTCGACTTGCCAGGGGCTATTCTACTTGTGGCTGGATTGTCTCTTCTTTTGGTTCCCTTGTCCTTGACAGGCTCTAATAACAGCGGTGCGTGGACCAACGGGTCATTTATCGCCATGTTGGTCCTTGGTGTGGTATTTTTAATCGCATTTTTGGGTTGGGACACATGGTTTTCAAAAAAGCCATTTGTGCCTTATCGTATGGTCAAGAACCGCACAGTGGCAGCCGCATGCCTTCTTGGGGCATTGGATTTCTTTCACTATTCAGTGTTCAGTGTCTTTTTCACAAGTTACCTTCAGGTAGCTGGGAACTTCTCGCCGGGGCCAGCAACCAGAATTGA TAACTCCCTCCGTGTGGCCTTTCAGGTGGCCGGCATATTTGCCGCTTTCTTTATGAAGTACACCAAGCGCTCTCAGATCTGGGTGTTGATCGGCGTTCCGCTCTGCGTTCTTGGAATGGGTGTACTTCTCTATCTGGTGGATTTGAGAGATGGTCGCAGTGGGAATGAAGCATCCTTTGTGGCAGCCAAATCGTTGATTGGTATTGGTCGCGGATTCTATCAAACGGCCGCACAGGTCTCAGTGCAGGCCGTGGTCTCACGGCAGGATGTTTCTGTTGTCACCGCAGTGTTTTTTGCATCGATGAGTGTGGGTGGTGCAATTGGGACAAG TGTCGCTGGGGCCATATGGCGAAACACCCTCCCAAAAAAGCTGCAAAAATATCTTCCTAGTGAACTGAAGGGTCAAGCCAAATCTATATTCGGATCAATTGTTGTAGCTCGAAATTACGCCATGGGCACTGAGGCTCGTGATGCCATCAATCGCAGTTACCGAGAGTCGCAAAGACTACTCGCAATTGCAGGTCTTGCTTCACTTTCATTGATGCTTATTGTGATGTTGTTCTTGAAGAACGTGAAACTGAGCGAAGAAGGGATGACAGAGGCAGAGATCGAACAAGATCAAGCTCATGGAGCTGCAGAGAAGCGAGCTGATTAA
- a CDS encoding Peptidyl-prolyl cis-trans isomerase-like 1 produces MASEVAFDTSMGSFSVELYNTHAPKTCKNFATLAERGYYNNVIFHRIIPDFMVQTGDPTGTGRGGSSIYGEKFEDEIRGELKHTGAGILSMANSGPNTNGSQFFITLAPTPWLDGNHTIFGRVKSGMRVIQRMGLVKTGAEDKPVDELKIIRARVVEAGTQE; encoded by the exons ATGGCGTCTGAAGTGGCTTTTGACACGTCTATG GGCTCCTTCTCTGTGGAGCTCTACAACACTCATGCGCCCAAG ACATGCAAGAACTTTGCGACCCTCGCCGAGCGCGGCTACTACAACAATGTTATCTTCCATCGCATCATTCCTGACTTCATGGTCCAAACTGGCGATCCTACTGGCACCGGTCGAGGAGGCAGCTCCATCTACGGCGAGAAATTTGAGGACGAGATTCGTGGGGAGCTGAAACACACTGGCGCTGGAATTCTGAGTATGGCGAACAGTGGACCGAATACCAACGGTAGTCAGTTCTTCATCACTCTTGCGCCAACTCCCTGGCTGGACGGGAATCACACAATTTTCGGCAGAGTGAAAAGTGGCATGAGAGTGATCCAGCGGATGGGACTGGTCAAGACTGGTGCGGAGGACAAGCCAGTGGATGAGCTGAAGATTATTCGGGCTCGGGTGGTTGAAGCAGGCACACAAGAGTGA
- a CDS encoding Aldehyde dehydrogenase: MGFSTAAEFDQAYQSVQGAFASGTTKNKAWRRRQLKRAWWMIEDNKKRICDALYADLHKHYQEAYTSDCGNIQADILRTLKKLEKWTKDERPGRSDPLNFLGGATVRKEPLGVTLIIGAWNFPVNLLLLPMIAAIAAGCAVILKPSDVANATQDVLMEIVPQYMDRDAIQCVSAGPQEMGYILEHRFDHIFYTGSPNIAKIIHAAAAKHLTPVTLELGGKCPAIVAESADLDLAAKHIAVTKFMNAGQVCLNVNHVFVHPGLQERLVADLSQYFDTFLGGKANNPEYYTHIINERNFDRLDSLLQQTSGKIVYGGHRDRQSLYFAPTIVTGVKPGDSLLSEELFGPILPIVDADFDTAISRTREGEHPLAIYAFTTQDADKARILNETQSGGVTFNDCGLHVVGRDVPFGGVGNSGQGCYRGPHGILTFSHLRTHINAVPSWLEGLLAARYPPYSVQKAHKMVAPITPSFDRDGNDTNFARSKWAFGVGIIALSALFVTRRDQIATFGSKWLK; the protein is encoded by the exons ATGGGTTTCAGCACTGCAGCCGAATTTGATCAG GCCTATCAAAGTGTGCAGGGTGCTTTTGCATCAGGCACCACCAAGAACAAGGCTTGGAGGCGTCGTCAACTGAAACGTGCTTGGTGGATGATTGAGGACAACAAGAAGCGCATCTGTGACGCTCTCTATGCCGATCTGCATAAGCACTATCAAGAAGCTTACACCAGCGACTGTGGTAATATTCAAGCAGATATTCTACGAACTCTCAAAAAGCTGGAGAAATGGACCAAGGATGAGAGACCGGGAAGGTCCGATCCGCTCAACTTCCTCGGAGGAGCCACTGTCCGCAAGGAACCTCTTGGTGTGACCCTGATTATCGGCGCATGGAATTTCCCCGTCaatctgctgctgctgccaaTGATAGCCGCGATTGCTGCCGGATGTGCTGTAATTCTCAAACCGTCAGATGTGGCAAATGCCACCCAAGATGTCCTGATGGAAATTGTTCCCCAATACATGGACCGAGATGCCATCCAGTGTGTTTCTGCTGGTCCACAAGAAATGGGTTACATCCTTGAGCATCGCTTTGACCACATTTTCTACACTGGATCCCCCAATATTGCCAAAATAATCCATGCAGCAGCGGCGAAGCATCTGACCCCCGTTACACTCGAGTTGGGCGGGAAATGTCCTGCCATTGTTGCGGAGTCGGCGGATCTCGATCTCGCTGCGAAACACATCGCGGTTACCAAATTCATGAATGCTGGACAG GTTTGTTTGAATGTGAACCACGTTTTCGTTCACCCAGGTCTACAAGAGCGCCTTGTCGCCGATCTGAGTCAATACTTTGACACGTTCTTAGGAGGCAAAGCCAACAACCCAGAGTATTATACACACATCATCAATGAGCGCAACTTCGACCGCCTTGACAGTCTACTCCAGCAGACCTCTGGAAAAATCGTCTATGGTGGCCATCGGGATCGGCAGAGTCTGTACTTCGCACCAACGATTGTCACCGGAGTCAAACCCGGCGATTCCCTTCTCTCCGAAGAGCTTTTCGGTCCAATTCTCCCCATCGTGGATGCAGACTTCGATACTGCGATCTCTCGGACACGCGAGGGAGAGCATCCACTCGCGATCTACGCATTCACTACTCAAGATGCCGATAAGGCTCGCATCTTGAACGAAACCCAGTCTGGGGGTGTGACCTTCAATGACTGCGGTCTTCATGTCGTTGGTCGCGATGTGCCCTTTGGTGGTGTTGGCAACTCCGGTCAGGGGTGTTATCGTGGCCCGCATGGTATCTTGACTTTCTCGCATCTCCGTACGCACATCAACGCCGTGCCTTCGTGGTTGGAGGGGCTTCTAGCTGCGCGGTACCCCCCGTACTCGGTTCAGAAAGCTCACAAGATGGTGGCCCCCATCACCCCGTCTTTTGACCGGGACGGCAATGATACGAATTTCGCTCGCTCAAAGTGGGCCTTCGGTGTTGGTATCATCGCGCTTTCTGCATTATTTGTGACTCGGCGGGATCAGATTGCCACTTTCGGATCTAAATGGCTCAAGTAA
- a CDS encoding Signal peptide peptidase, putative: protein MADVSPVAELLGQALYHFDRLRPLLPTYGHLIVSALFPIWIGAHASLTRPSSAAKPLKKNADEDKNEYDTNDEDGHSPLQKMEGLEPSDALMFPLTAGLTLGGLYLVIKWLEDPAILNKILSFYFSQMGLFFAFAFLKDVLLMIRSFVFPRYYRQGGQLWKVKQSERLFVASENHPAKAQSTRHSPLPGILGRVPIPGCELIGISALSAVGFFAFVANPWWLTNFLGFCFCYGTLQFMSPSTFWTGTLIMGSLFFYDIYFVFFTPLMVTVATKLDVPIKLLFPRPPTSRDAPGSVPLAMLGLGDVVIPGMMIGLALRFDLFLYYQQKGAQMARSKGLDQAIVKPEYQSATGAWGERFWAPSVKPLQPELQPPYHDARRFPKIYFKASIFGYIVGMVATLLAMQYSNHAQPALLYLVPGVLISLWGTALIRGEIDTMWDFSDAEEVEIQEEKKADEAEDKSSQHQKSLFMRLLSGDYLRASKDENAKGEKNLNEGKIDDSNPQKKPSEDSGRVAKRKKAKMDRDSLDLISISVSIPRKSKHETQTALPTTSTEEEDGDVSVPRDVNGDNEPPMKRRRRSMRNKKSAN from the exons ATGGCCGACGTCAGCCCTGTTGCAGAGCTTCTTGGACAAGCCCTCTACCATTTCGACCGTCTGAGGCCACTTCTTCCAACCTACGGACACCTGATTGTATCTGCTCTTTTCCCAATTTGGATCGGTGCACATGCATCTTTGACAAGACCTTCCTCGGCCGCTAAACCTCTGAAGAAAAACGCCGACGAGGACAAGAATGAATATGACACGaatgatgaagatggacATAGCCCTTTGCAGAAGATGGAAGGGCTTGAGCCATCAGATGCTCTAATGTTCCCATTGACTGCGGGACTCACACTCGGCGGTTTATACTTGGTGATCAAGTGGCTTGAAGATCCAGCCATCTTGAACAAGATCCTTAGTTTCTACTTCTCTCAAATGGGACTCTTCTTTGCCTTTGCATTCCTGAAGGATGTGCTATTGATGATTCGCTCATTTGTCTTTCCTAGATATTATCGTCAAGGTGGACAATTGTGGAAAGTGAAACAGTCCGAGCGCCTTTTTGTGGCGTCTGAGAACCATCCAGCCAAGGCACAGTCCACCCGGCATTCACCTCTCCCTGGGATTTTGGGTCGAGTGCCAATCCCAG GGTGCGAGCTTAT CGGAATTTCTGCATTGTCTGCTGTAGGGTTTTTTGCGTTTGTGGCAAACCCATGGTGGTTGACCAACTTCCTCGGGTTCTGCTTCTGCTATGGCACCCTGCAATTCATGTCCCCCTCCACATTCTGGACAGGAACTCTCATAATGGGATCCTTGTTTTTCTATGATATTTACTTTGTCTTCTTTACACCATTGATGGTCACTGTTGCAACCAAATTGGATGTACCGATCAAACTCTTGTTTCCTCGCCCGCCCACCTCTCGCGATGCTCCTGGCTCCGTGCCATTGGCCATGCTTGGACTGGGCGACGTTGTTATTCCGGGAATGATGATCGGACTGGCACTTCGCTTCGATCTATTCCTCTATTACCAGCAGAAAGGTGCTCAAATGGCACGTTCTAAAGGGCTCGACCAGGCAATCGTCAAGCCTGAGTATCAGTCGGCAACCGGCGCTTGGGGCGAACGGTTCTGGGCACCCTCAGTCAAGCCACTCCAGCCAGAACTCCAGCCTCCCTATCATGATGCCCGGCGTTTTCCAAAAATTTACTTCAAAGCTAGCATATTCGGTTATATTGTTGGGATGGTTGCCACCCTCCTTGCCATGCAATATTCGAATCATGCCCAGCCAGCTCTTCTCTATCTGGTGCCGGGTGTTCTGATATCGCTTTGGGGTACTGCCCTTATTCGGGGTGAAATTGATACAATGTGGGACTTTTCTGATGCCGAGGAGGTGGAAATTcaagaggaaaaaaaggcAGATGAAGCCGAGGACAAGTCTTCTCAACATCAGAAGAGCCTCTTCATGCGCTTACTTTCCGGTGATTACCTGCGTGCATCAAAAGACGAAAACGCAAAAGGGGAGAAAAATCTCAACGAAGGGAAAATCGATGACTCAAATCCCCAAAAGAAACCATCCGAAGATAGCGGGCGCGTTGccaagagaaagaaggctAAAATGGACCGTGACAGTTTGGACCTGATCTCCATCTCCGTATCAATTCCTCGCAAGTCCAAACATGAAACACAGACTGCTTTGCCGACTACTTCCacagaggaagaggatggaGACGTGTCAGTTCCCAGGGATGTCAATGGAGACAACGAGCCACCAATGAAGAGAAGGCGGCGCAGCATGAGGAACAAGAAATCAGCAAACTAG
- a CDS encoding Rab geranylgeranyl transferase escort protein, putative, translating to METLSDTTWDVIIDGTGVPQSLLALALSRSGKKVLHIDSNQYYGGSDAAFSLDEAQAWAEKVNKDTSTPSFKDASIFKLDNSLAEDSFQKLASSRAYTLSLSPYLLYARSQLMSALVSSKVFRQLEFMAVGSWWIYTPEQPESKTGESGAENILYRVPGNREDVFAANHISMKSKRTLMRLLRHITKPNEDDSSNENEDLSMPLNDYLASKFSVPEELHNPLLSLSLSQFSKQDTSASYAVPRIQRHLSSIGHLGPGFGAVIAKYGSGAEILQAACRASAVGGGVYALDTHIDDCLWRTGSEHSKHPFLLKITNEGSVQSKYLFTSSDTPSKSRMTPLVEVARSISVVSATFPSLFPVVVEGAPVPATTVLMFPGDTLGSPQSPPVYLQVHSSDTGECPHQQSIIYCSVALPGPEGQALIESAVDRLIRAEGLPASVLWSLRYTHIGPVSNGEPRHLIVEDGVPNGYNFPPSSLDLAFEDDTLDLVKEAWKIVVGDEVDEADFMTFDDRDGTSDDS from the exons ATGGAAACTTTGTCAGACACGACTTGGGATGTCATCATTGATGGGACTGGGGTTCCTCAGTCTCTTCTGGCACT GGCCCTCTCACGATCCGGAAAGAAGGTTCTTCACATAGACTCAAACCAGTACTATGGTGGTTCAGATGCAGCCTTTAGTCTTGATGAGGCCCAAGCATGGGCAGAAAAAGTCAATAAAG ACACTAGCACACCATCGTTCAAAGACGCCTCAATTTTCAAACTGGACAATTCTCTAGCCGAGGACAGTTTCCAAAAACTTGCATCCAGCCGTGCTTACACTTTGTCCCTGTCCCCTTATCTCTTATATGCCCGTTCTCAACTAATGTCAGCGCTCGTATCCTCAAAGGTATTTCGCCAGTTGGAGTTCATGGCTGTTGGCAGCTGGTGGATTTACACACCGGAACAGCCAGAATCTAAAACTGGCGAGTCTGGCGCAGAAAATATTCTCTACCGCGTACCTGGCAACCGTGAGGATGTGTTTGCTGCAAACCATATCAGCATGAAGTCCAAGCGAACCCTCATGCGATTATTGCGTCATATCACCAAGCCCAATGAGGATGATTCTTCAAATGAGAATGAGGATTTATCAATGCCTTTGAATGATTACTTAGCTTCCAAGTTCAGTGTCCCGGAGGAACTTCATAACCCTCTGCTGTCGCTGTCTCTCTCGCAGTTTTCTAAACAAGATACCTCTGCCAGTTATGCTGTGCCCAGGATCCAAAGGCATCTTTCATCCATCGGCCATCTTGGCCCTGGGTTTGGAGCTGTGATTGCCAAATATGGTAGCGGAGCTGAAATTCTGCAAGCAGCCTGTCGTGCATCCGCTGTGGGAGGAGGTGTATATGCTTTGGACACGCACATTGATGATTGCTTATGGCGGACAGGCTCTGAACATTCCAAACATCCTTTTCTGTTGAAGATAACGAATGAAGGGTCTGTTCAGTCGAAATACCTGTTCACCTCGTCAGATACTCCTTCCAAATCGCGCATGACGCCCTTGGTTGAAGTTGCCCGCTCGATCAGTGTTGTGTCGGCTACTTTCCCGTCTCTTTTTCCTGTTGTAGTTGAAGGTGCTCCTGTGCCTGCAACTACAGTTCTCATGTTCCCAGGGGATACATTGGGAAGTCCCCAATCCCCGCCTGTATACCTGCAGGTTCATTCAAGCGACACGGGCGAATGTCCACATCAGCAAA GTATAATTTATTGCAGCGTGGCACTGCCTGGGCcagaaggtcaagcactcATTGAGTCTGCCGTGGATAGACTGATTCGGGCAGAAGGTCTCCCGGCCAGTGTGCTGTGGTCCTTGCGATACACCCATATTGGTCCTGTAAGCAATGGTGAGCCCCGGCATCTTATTGTCGAGGACGGAGTTCCTAATGGCTACAATTTCCCTCCTTCGAGCCTTGACTTGGCATTCGAAGACGACACTCTCGACCTTGTAAAAGAGGCTTGGAAGATAGTCGTAGGAGATGAAGTTGATGAGGCTGATTTCATGACGTTTGACGATCGCGATGGCACTTCTGATGATTCGTAG
- a CDS encoding Siderophore esterase IroE-like (EstA): MKDQWTFEQADCCFQNMASWLVANKQDERYLIQVSWPLEWESTGDQPIVNKANAIYIADGNAMMLSATDIVRRRRMRKPEETSTIIIGISYPLTRSVYSPRRSYDLTPPCDKYDSPKSPDGRPNPQKFGGADAFLHFISNTVHHFLFSSVFPHISVCQTALFGHSFGALFALHALYTAPTSFDAYLAASPSIWWNDGFLLQEEEQFYNRSKSHHQPRVWMAYGSLEQSPTHQKNQSLEEYEKRLAIAKERLMGDNCDQMFVRLLQSGRVRSVVRRKYEDEDHGSIVAGALSGAIGYFLDQGDED, from the exons ATGAAAGACCAGTGGACATTTGAACAGGCAGACTGTTGTTTCCAAAACATGGCGAGTTGGCTTGTCGCAAACAAGCAGGATGAGAGATATCTTATCCAAGTGTCGTGGCCACTGGAGTGGGAATCGACCGGGGATCAGCCAATCGTGAACAAAGCCAATGCAAT ATATATAGCGGATGGAAATGCTATGATGCTTTCAGCAACGGACATTGTGCGGCGGCGGCGAATGCGTAAACCGGAGGAAACCTCGACAATCATCATTGGAATTTCCTACCCATTGACCCGGTCTGTTTACAGCCCTCGTCGAAGCTATGACCTAACTCCCCCTTGCGATAAATATGACTCTCCAAAAAGCCCGGATGGGAGGCCCAACCCTCAGAAGTTTGGGGGTGCAGATGCTTTCcttcatttcatttcaaaCACTGTTCACCATTTTTTATTCTCATCAGTGTTTCCTCACATATCAGTCTGCCAGACTGCTCTGTTCGGGCACTCATTTGGGGCTCTTTTCGCCCTCCATGCGCTCTATACAGCCCCCACAAGCTTCGACGCTTATCTTGCTGCAAGCCCGTCAATTTGGTGGAACGATGGATTCTTATTgcaggaagaagagcaatTCTACAACAGATCAAAATCACATCACCAGCCCCGAGTTTGGATGGCCTACGGCTCACTTGAGCAGTCTCCCACGCATCAGAAAAATCAGTCATTGGAGGAATATGAAAAACGGTTGGCAATAGCCAAGGAACGCCTAATGGGGGATAATTGCGACCAGATGTTTGTTCGTCTTCTGCAAAGTGGACGGGTACGGTCAGTTGTACGAAGAAAGtacgaagatgaagaccaTGGCAGCATCGTTGCTGGGGCACTGAGTGGAGCTATCGGCTACTTTCTTGatcaaggagatgaagattgA
- a CDS encoding Protein transport protein SEC61 subunit alpha, producing the protein MPLDHVTGGVIGQLPADKVQSTSGVVKKSTPKKLDRTTKDLTDPVLPGQFPSDDASSKGEGVDNNLSFSSIWSTITAWFSTLLPQAFDYLESCIQRFVAWLLPPPRQAAIYEAALKRPAATTLIVCQMICCGVPLLVFLAGVFVFAAAPILLWAVLSLLILGPVLLATSMMGMSLWGWGWILYGLVKWADQRFLGGVIARFWLPQMRSESTDGEGQPEEEKKGE; encoded by the coding sequence ATGCCCCTTGATCATGTCACCGGCGGTGTGATCGGACAGCTTCCTGCCGACAAAGTCCAATCAACAAGTGGAGTGGTCAAGAAAAGCACACCAAAGAAGCTAGATCGAACGACCAAGGACCTGACCGACCCTGTCCTCCCAGGTCAATTTCCTTCGGACGATGCTTCTTCCAAAGGCGAGGGCGTCGACAACAATCtctcattctcatcgatATGGTCCACCATCACAGCATGGTTCTCCACACTATTACCTCAAGCCTTTGACTACCTCGAGTCGTGCATACAGAGATTTGTCGCCTGGCTTCTCCCCCCGCCCCGTCAGGCTGCGATATATGAAGCTGCATTGAAGCGTCCGGCCGCAACAACCTTGATCGTTTGCCAAATGATCTGCTGTGGAGTCCCTCTACTGGTATTCCTGGCTGGTGTATTTGTCTTCGCTGCAGCGCCGATATTACTCTGGGCGGTTCTGTCCTTGCTCATTCTTGGTCCGGTGTTGTTGGCCACTAGCATGATGGGCATGTCTCTGTGGGGCTGGGGTTGGATCCTCTATGGGTTGGTCAAGTGGGCAGACCAGCGGTTTTTGGGTGGTGTTATTGCACGCTTTTGGCTTCCTCAGATGCGATCGGAGTCGACCGATGGAGAGGGTCAACCCGAGGAGGAGAAAAAGGGCGAGTGA
- a CDS encoding Dynamin central region family protein — protein MKLSRVLLGFTVAHNAGTVSAVPLNSWSAGLRASSHAVEMFNTAIEWNDKYWDDEAGYLITSTSSPGRYDSRHSAWYAPQLLARNGPGDVAKAVRIFDNVISGQYLDRSKQWYGDYQQTPSEPEPGTLEYPNDGPYSSWDPNIRDFVGCAWIVAMNDYGHLLPAVTVSKVEESLHIAAKGDLYRVGGVDGDNSYPCYSNPWLMRTILQNWVGARVGDANLTNAGENFAREIYDLWSMHHTLSEFNSPTYAGVAMWALALWNQYGTSGSLLKKYGPEMLRYSWDELSQLYNANLKNIAGPWDRSYGYDMKEYASLTGAVIWGVVGREQAPVPQQELGMFHQDDFAFYPLFALSMPEMVKYLPEKAKASLLEFPGEHMYTSQAYSPPFDTYPRNITAWVSKDVTIGAETVAETVVGGPSINPSQFNPAVIQWAIDDHQVGCISHWVTESSIHAVAAPRSLNITYPNATSVQGPVSFNFLFSGLTVNNGFNVTGLEGLPGLNLKVSTNAQAEYTITYNSDHSINEFVFYNITYTMPESFTGVPFVSLQIV, from the exons ATGAAACTATCACGAGTTCTCTTAGGATTCACTGTTGCCCACAATGCTGGGACTGTCTCTGCTGTTCCACTAAACAGCTGGTCTGCCGGGCTCCGTGCATCATCGCACGCGGTTGAGATGTTCAATACGGCTATTGAATGGAATGACAAGTACTGGGACGACGAGGCCGGCTATCTGATTACCTCAACAAGCAGTCCTGGACGTTATGATAGTCGGCACTCGGCCTGGTATGCACCTCAATTACTAGCCAGAAATGGACCGGGGGATGTTGCAAAAGCCGTCCGTATTTTCGACAATGTTATCTCTGGTCAATATCTCGATCGATCTAAACAGTGGTATGGGGACTATCAACAAACGCCTTCAGAACCGGAGCCTGGGACGCTGGAATATCCTAATGATGGCCCATACAGCTCG TGGGATCCAAACATTCGCGATTTCGTGGGCTGCGCCTGGATTGTAGCCATGAACGATTATGGTCACCTGCTTCCAGCGGTGACGGTCTCCAAAGTCGAAGAGTCCTTGCACATCGCCGCCAAAGGCGATCTCTATCGTGTTGGAGGAGTTGATGGCGACAATTCGTACCCCTGTTACTCTAATCCCTGGTTAATGAGAACCATTCTTCAAAACTGGGTTGGTGCACGAGTCGGAGATGCAAACTTGACCAACGCTGGGGAGAACTTCGCACGGGAAATCTATGACCTCTGGAGTATGCACCACACGTTGTCTGAATTTAATTCTCCGACATACGCTGGCGTTGCCATGTGGGCATTGGCTCTCTGGAACCAGTACGGGACAAGTGGCAGTTTGTTGAAGAAGTATGGACCGGAGATGCTCAGATACAGCTGGGATGAACTCTCTCAGCTCTACAATGCAAATCTGAAGAACATCGCTGGCCCTTGGGATCGTTCATATGGCTACGACATGAAAGAGTATGCATCTCTTACCGGCGCTGTAATTTGGGGCGTTGTTGGCCGTGAGCAGGCCCCCGTTCCTCAGCAGGAGCTAGGGATGTTTCATCAAGACGATTTCGCGTTTTACCCACTATTCGCCCTATCGATGCCTGAGATGGTGAAATATCTGCCGGAAAAGGCAAAGGCAAGTTTGCTGGAATTCCCTGGCGAGCATATGTATACTTCGCAGGCTTACTCGCCGCCATTTGATACCTATCCTCGCAACATCACTGCTTGGGTCTCCAAGGACGTGACTATTGGCGCAGAAACGGTTGCCGAGACAGTTGTCGGAGGTCCCAGTATCAACCCCAGTCAGTTCAATCCTGCCGTCATTCAGTGGGCTATTGACGATCACCAAGTTGGCTGTATTTCGCACTGGGTCACAGAGTCTTCCATTCATGCCGTGGCCGCCCCTCGGTCTTTGAACATTACATATCCAAATGCAACATCTGTGCAAGGGCCAGTTTCTTTCAATTTTTTGTTCAGCGGTCTCACGGTCAACAATGGGTTCAATGTAACTGGACTGGAAGGGTTGCCTGGTTTGAACCTCAAGGTCTCGACAAACGCGCAAGCGGAGTACACGATTACTTACAACTCTGATCACTCTATAAATGAATTTGTGTTTTATAACATCACATATACGATGCCCGAGAGCTTCACTGGGGTACCATTTGTATCTCTTCAGATCGTTTGA